CGGCCGGCACGCCCTTGCGAATGAGACCGCCGATGAGTGCGGCGGCCATGTTGCCGCCGCCGATGAAGGCAATTTTCATGGTGATGGTGGGTTCGGTGAAACGGTGGAGTCGGTGCGGTGGAATCGTTGGAATCAGTGCGCGTAGTCGCGCGCGCCGAAGATGGCCGTGCCGACGCGCACGATGGTCGCGCCTTCGAGCACCGCCGCCTCGAGATCCGCCGACATGCCCATGGAGAGCGTGTCGAGCGCGAAACCTTGCGCGTTTAGCGCGTCGAACAGCGCGCGCAATTCGCGGTGCGGCGCGCGTTGCGCCTCGAGCGTGTCCTGCGGCTCGGGAATCGACATGAGCCCGCGCAGCCGCAAGCGAGGCAACGCCGCGATCGCGCGCGCGACTTCGGGCGCTTCTTGCGTCGTGACACCGCTCTTGCTGGCTTCACCGCTCACGTTCACCTGCAGGCAGACGTTGAGCGGCGCCATGCCCGCGGGGCGCTGCGCCGACAATCGCTCCGCGATCTTGAGCCGGTCGACCGAATGCACCCAGTCGAAGCGCTCGGCCACGAGGCGCGTCTTGTTCGATTGCAGCGGCCCGATGAAATGCCACTCGAGACTCGCGCGCAGGTCGTCGAGCGCCTCGATCTTGTCGACGGATTCCTGCACGTAGTTCTCGCCGAACGCGCGCTGGCCGGCGGCGTGCGCGGCGCGCACGTCCTCGGCGGGGAACGTTTTCGACACGGCGAGCAGGGCGACGCTGTGCGGATCGCGGCCGGCGTTGCGAGCCGCGGCGGCCATGCGTTCGTGCACGGCCTGGAGGTGCTGGGCGAAATCTGTCATCGGGCTCGATGCGGCGCATGAGACGACCGGCGCCGCTTTTTGGATCCAAAACGGTCGGAACGTGGCCATTATACGGACTGCGTCGCGCGCGAAACACTGGCCAAATGGTCTATGACGAATGGCCGACTGTTGGCGCGAGCGACGAAGGCCTACGCTGATCCCGTTCCCCGAGGCGCGTGCGCCCCGGGCCTGGTTTTCCGCGTTCTAGTTGGCCGCCAGCATATGTTCCACCAGTTCGATCCAGTGCGTGACCGGAATCGCCGTGCCGCTTTGCAGGTGCGCGATGCAGCCGATATTGGCCGAGACGATCAGTTGCGGCTCCAGTGCCTTCAGGCGATCCACCTTCTGGTTGCGCAGCGTGTACGAGAGGCGCGGCTGCGTGATGGAATAGGTGCCCGCCGAACCGCAGCACAGGTGACTGTCCACGGGCAGGCGCACGTCCAGGCCGAGCGCCGCCAGCAGCTTTTCCACGCCGCCGCGCAATTGCTGGCCGTGCTGGAGCGTGCAGGGCGGGTGCCACGCCACGGTCTGGATGCCGCGCCGCCGTGTGGCCGCCACGAGCTGATCCTGGAACGCGGGCAGCCATTCGGAGAGGTCGCGGGTGAGCGCGACCACGCGGCGCGCTTTCTCGGCGTAGGCGGGGTCGTCGCGCAACAGGTGCGCGTATTCCTTCACCGTCGCGCCGCAGCCGGAAGCGTTCATCACGATCGCTTCCACGCCGGCTTCGATATGCGGCCACCAGGCGTCGATATTCGCGCGCACGTCGGCGAGCGCGTCGTCGGTATAGCCGAGATGCAGGCGGATCGCGCCGCAGCAGCCCGCTTGCGGCGCCACCACGGTTTCGATGCCGAGCGCGTCCAGCACGCGCGCCGTCGCCGTGTTGATGTTCGGCATCATCGAAGGCTGCACGCAGCCTTGCAGCATCAGCACCTTGCGCGCGTGCTTGGCGGCGGGCCAGGCGAGCGGGCGTTGGCGCAACGGCACCTTGTCGCGCAGGCGTTTGGGCAACAGCGGCCGCATCTGCTGGCCGAGCCGCATGGCGGGCGTGAAGAGCGCGCGGCGCGGCAGAATACCCGCGAGCAATCTGCGCAGCAGGCGCTGGCGCAGCGGGCGCCGCACCATCTGCTCGGCGTGCTTGCGGCCCACTTCCACGAGCCGGCCGTATTGCACGCCCGAAGGGCAGGTGCTTTCGCAACTGCGGCAGGTGAGGCAGCGGTCCAGGTGCGTGAGCGTGCTCTTCGTGACCGGCGCGCCTTCCACCATCTGCTTCATCAGATAGATGCGGCCACGCGGGCCGTCGAGTTCGTCGCCGAGCAGCTGGTAGGTCGGGCAGGTCGC
The Paraburkholderia acidisoli genome window above contains:
- a CDS encoding YggS family pyridoxal phosphate-dependent enzyme; its protein translation is MTDFAQHLQAVHERMAAAARNAGRDPHSVALLAVSKTFPAEDVRAAHAAGQRAFGENYVQESVDKIEALDDLRASLEWHFIGPLQSNKTRLVAERFDWVHSVDRLKIAERLSAQRPAGMAPLNVCLQVNVSGEASKSGVTTQEAPEVARAIAALPRLRLRGLMSIPEPQDTLEAQRAPHRELRALFDALNAQGFALDTLSMGMSADLEAAVLEGATIVRVGTAIFGARDYAH
- the glcF gene encoding glycolate oxidase subunit GlcF produces the protein MQTNLADFIRNTPDGDEADAILRKCVHCGFCTATCPTYQLLGDELDGPRGRIYLMKQMVEGAPVTKSTLTHLDRCLTCRSCESTCPSGVQYGRLVEVGRKHAEQMVRRPLRQRLLRRLLAGILPRRALFTPAMRLGQQMRPLLPKRLRDKVPLRQRPLAWPAAKHARKVLMLQGCVQPSMMPNINTATARVLDALGIETVVAPQAGCCGAIRLHLGYTDDALADVRANIDAWWPHIEAGVEAIVMNASGCGATVKEYAHLLRDDPAYAEKARRVVALTRDLSEWLPAFQDQLVAATRRRGIQTVAWHPPCTLQHGQQLRGGVEKLLAALGLDVRLPVDSHLCCGSAGTYSITQPRLSYTLRNQKVDRLKALEPQLIVSANIGCIAHLQSGTAIPVTHWIELVEHMLAAN